A window of Nicotiana tabacum cultivar K326 chromosome 24, ASM71507v2, whole genome shotgun sequence contains these coding sequences:
- the LOC142178172 gene encoding uncharacterized protein LOC142178172: protein MEDEDPEIKKEDEALEIENQVVDEEELKKEASKPSVELELVEMLRKYKKVIGWTIADIQGINPAIYMHKILLEENIKPLVQPQRKLNKNLEEIVHKEIIKRLNDATRKDHFPLSFIDQMLEKVVGHGFYYFLDGYSDYNQIPIALEDVEKTTFTCPTGIFA, encoded by the exons ATGGAGGATGAAGATCCTGAAATAAAGAAAGAGGATGAAGCTCTTGAGATTGAGAATCAAGTAGTTGATGAGGAGGAACTCAAAAAGGAGGCGTCTAAGCCTAGTGTGGAACTGGAA CTGGTGGAGATGCTGAGGAAGTACAAGAAAGTCATTGGCTGGACCATAGCTGATATTCAAGGAATCAATCCAGCCATTTACATGCACAAAATTTTGTTGGAAGAAAATATCAAGCCATTGGTGCAACCCCAACGCAAGCTGAACAAAAATCTAGAGGAGATAGTGCACAAAGAGATTATCAA GAGATTAaatgatgcaacaaggaaagaccacttcccactttcCTTTATTGATCAGATGCTCGAGAAGGTGGTTGGACATGgtttctactatttcttggatgggtactcgGACTACAATCAGATACCCATTGCCCTTGAAGATGTTgagaagactactttcacttgCCCTACAGGAATTTTTGCTTAG